The sequence GTGGTGAAGGAGAGTCGGAGAGATATGAGATGGTGCGAGTAGCCAGATCGCAGATGCAAAAACGGGAACCATGGCCGCCAAAGTAAACCGAATTAGGGTTAAGACCAGGGTAGTCCTTGGCAGAGAGACAAAATGATTCATTATCGCCCAAGAAAATGCAGAGATCGCCAATATCATCAGTGTAGGGACCAACACCTAGCTCTTCGTCTTGCCTAAAGACCATGATCTTGTGTGTCTTCTTGCAAAGACCTTCCTGTTGTTGTTGTAACTCGTGTTCTCCCCATGGCGCAGCTTCACCTTTGTCATCAAATCTTTCACAAACCTAACAACAACATATGACAATCTCAAATTTTGGTAGTTGTagacaattttaataataattctatagtattatttttttaatttagaatatatatatatatatatgtatgtataatttttttaaaaagttttcaaGGTTTATAAACAATTAGTAatgaattatataattataaatttaaagatctatatatataaaaaatcttaaaatttaggAGTTAGATAGATACTAATGATTCACTAGCTTATGCTCAGAATCGGTCCccgagtttaaaaaaaaaatttgaaaagatTACCAACAAACGATGAAGGATTGGCCAGAGGATGACTGGACTAGTTGCTGTTGGATCTTGTAACGTGAGAGACACGTTTCTTTCTCAAGCTCTGGCATCTCATCTAGAAAGTTAGAGAAGGGGAACCTCTTGTAGCCACTAATTACCGGAGTGAGTAAACCGGGATTAGATCTCGGCGTGAAATCGGTTGGACCGGTGTAGTCAGGGTTACAGTTGTTCAAGTAGAATCTTTGGTCTCTCTCCGAGTAAATGATAGTAGAAGAGTGGAAAGATGGGCAAGGCACGTCGACGCGAGTCCACTCCGAGTCGCCGAGCCGACAGAGGCTGACTCGAGAGCCGTAGAACTTGACGGCGACTGCTTCGCAGTCAGAGGAGACGGAGACATTGACGAGATGCTCGAACTTGTCTCTGGTTAATGGAGGCAGAGATATCGTCTTCTTCTTGGAGGAGCTGGAGAGATGGACAGTGGAGTCATTCTTGTTCATGGAAGCTAACCATCCTCTTGATGAGCCTATCCACTTAGATTCGTTGAGCTCCTTTGGTAGAGTCTTGTTTTCGATCTTTACTTGCTCTTGCGTCTTGGGATCGTAGAGGTTAAAGTCGACGAGTTTACCGCCGCATGGAGAGTCTCCCACGACGTCGCTGCCAAGGAGGAGGTAAGGTGTCGTCACCGTTGAGAATCGGACCGCCGGGAACAGAGGTTGCGGCTTGGGAATGATGATAGCTTCTTGGAGACTCGGCGGAAAAGCTGAGACATTGTTCAAGAACCCTAAGTCGCTTTTTTGGGAGAGAAGAGAATCAAAGgtaatgatatatttaaaacCCTACTCACCAAACTCTGCTCTGTCTTTAGAGCTTGCATTGATAGGAAATGAATGAAAATGTAAAGTTTCTATATTCGGAAAAGGCCTCTAAGGAAAACTCAGAAAACCCACTTATATTTCTATGTTTATATCTAAATACACCCCACTTACTTGTAATTAACCCTATACTTGAAAAATCAAACTCTATGAAACTTGAAgcctttttgtttttatgttcaGGAGATGAGAATTTGTTAGCAAACGACCAAATTGCTTAATGCTCACCTACGTTGCATGGAATCGTCCGTTGTCATGCGTTTCGTGCTTCCGAAGCGGAACCGGAAACGAAATCGTTCGGAATCGCTCGGAATCGACATAGAATCGCGATTCGGTTTATGAGACGTTTGGAACCGTAATGGAAGCTTGCGATTCAGAATTGGAAGCTTCGATGGATATATGGCCGGAAGCGTTTTGAAGAGATGAATTCTTTAAGTTCATAGAAGCTGAAAATTTGTTTTGGTGGgccttttaattttaatttgttttctgaATACGTGACCCAACTATCCCATTGTAATAACAAAACTCTACTTaacaaataaatgaaaagaTTTAAGTTTTTGGAATTCACTTACCGTAAGAAGTTCTGATACTTCTTCAACCTTTACCTAGAATTGTGAGAGAAGAAGTAAAAGTACGTAACTCTTGATTTGATAAATcatcaattattatattttgctTGATGTGTTGTCACTTGTTTGTATATTGCGTTGTTTGATAGTGAGTCACGACGTGTTAAATTCATgtgatattattaaaaaaaattgtaagaaagtgatatattataattaaatgcttatttgtatcatatttaGGAGCTTAAGCTATTACTATTCATACAAGCTgaactatatttttatgttatgtttattttattttttcttgtcaaATTTTATGtgaattacaaaatttaaattatgtgttgaattactatcatataaattatttttatttttgtgcttaatatatatatatatatatatacacgctTCTAATACGTACCcgtttcttaaatatttttaaaaatgcgTTTCCACGCTTCCTTATACGCTTCCGCTTCCACGTACCCGCTTCCGTTTCCATGCATCATAGATGCTCACATCCTTTGAGAACATGTTTTATTAATGAGTAAATTGTGTCACGgaagtgttacaaaaaaaaattgtgtcaCGGTTATTACATAATGTAATTTACATTTGTTCATTGTCTTCCACCTTAGATTTAATAATAAGATCTTCTGAGTATTACATGCTCGGGACTCTTTTCTTAGCTATGTAAGTTGCTCTGAAACAAAGATTTAAGATAAGAAAGTTGATGCATCTATCTAGTACTGTTAGAAAGACTTATTTATGTCTAGAAGGTTTGATCGTGACATCTTTGTGTGCATCTagagtggagaagaagaagcaaccgcaagatttttttttacatgctAAGGTCAAAGATGTGAATATCTTATCCCCAAGTGTCAAGCAAGACTACAGAATATATAATTCTGCACGACTtgacaaattgaaaaaaaaaaacttcacatCTTACCAATTCCATAGGACTTCCTCTTCTTCTAtcattaaacaaacaaaacccttaaaaaaaagataatgacACTGAAAGTAACCTACCAATTACCAAATCcttcttttatttaaacaaaagtaCATTATTATGCatatgccaaaaaaaaaaaaatctacagtcCGAATTGGAACAACGAGAGGTTGAGATCAATCTCTTTTCCCATCATCTTCACTTACCCGGGCGTGTGGTCCGACCAATCTGAAGAAGTTAAGTGCAAGAAGAGCCAAAAGAAGTCAACCAAATCCTCATAAATATCTTTTGGAACGATTATGTTTGGTGCTTTATATCGGACGAACAAGGTAAGACTTGAACAAAGGACTCTGAATTTGACTACTTCAACTTCTTTACAGAGTCGTATGCAAATCTGACTGTGTCCCCACTAACTGCTAAAAAAGTCGTCTCCTCCATCATTCATCAGCACAACAAATTTACCTTTAGTGGGTTCCAACTTCTCTTGATGAAACAGAGGACCAAGAAGGTCTTTGAAATCATTTTTCTAGATCAAGTAGAAGTTATTGAGACTTGGTAAGCAGAGTGAGAGACAAAACCAGCCTTGAACAAATGGGATGTCGGTAAGAACTTTTCTCAATCTTTCCttgtttcatttcttttcttgatACATCTCCCCTTTCTCTTGTTTGTGCATACAATCTCAGGCCCAAGAAGATAGAGGCGCAAATGATGCATTGATTGGCTCGTTGTTGAAGTCCATCTCCGAGGTGATCAGATCTTTGGAGTCCTTACAATCGCAAACAACAGGGAGCTTCCTTGAAACTGCATGCTACTTCTATCGAGTCTCGGTAGTGCTAATGGAGATACAGACAGGAGAGAGTTCCATCACATGTCCAACGGATGTGGTCGAGTCACTATCCGAGAGTATAGATGCAGCCAAGCATCTCCTCGAGATGTCTCAAGAAAGCAGCAACGGTCCAGAGCCAAGCATTGAGGCAGGCTTTGGAGGCGTTGTGAAGCAGATTGGTGAAACTCTGCAGTCAATACCCGAAGCAATAATCGACGAGGAAGAGTATATAGGAGTGGTTGTCCAGACTCTTTCCAATGAGATGCAGAATGCTAGCATTGGAGGAGATTGTAGTAAGAATGAGATCATACAGAAGAGGCAGACACAGGAACTGGTGTCAGAGCAGATAGAGTCAGATCTCTATCCTAGTGATCCTGAAGTTTCCTACGCAAGTTACCTGAGTGAATCACAACCAGATATAATACCAAGCCAGAGCACATACGTTAGCAGCAGCCAGAGAACGTATCAGAGTGAATCACAACCACAGATACAAAATATACCAAGCCAGAGCACATATGTTAGCAGCAGCCAGAGAAAGTATGAAACTCAGAGTGAATCACAATCACAGATAAGCGAGATAACAGATATACCAAGCCAGAGTACATATGCTAGCAGCAGGCAGAGAAAGTATGGAACTCTCAGCGAATCCTTGTCAATGTTACCACAGGTGACACAGTTCATGGAGCCACCGTACCAAGCATTCATCTGCCCGTTGACCAAAGAGATAATGGAAGATCCAGTCACCACGGAGACAGGAGTAACCTGCGAGAGACAAGCAGTAACAGAATGGTTTGATGGATCTAAAGACCAAGATGAGATTAGCTGTCCGGTTACGGGGCAGAAGTTGACGACAACCGGATTAAGTCCTAATCTTGTATTGAAAaccatcattggagaatggaaAGTGCGTAACGAGGCAGCGAGAATCAAGGTGGCTCACGCAGCTTTGTCCTTAGGCGGTTCAGAGAGTATGGTTATCGATGCGTTGAGGGATCTTCAGATGACCTGTGAAGGGAAAGAGTACAACAAGGTCAAAGTCCGTGAAGCTGGGATCATTCAGTTGCTTGATAGATACTTAACGTACAGAAGTAAAGATGTGAGGTATGAACTGCTACAATTGTTAAAGACACTTGCAGAAGAAGACACTGATGAAGGAAAGGTTTGATCTCTTTCATTTACCTATTAAAGTTGCATCTTAGACAACTACTTCTTGtgtcaatatttttaatatattatcttaCAGGAAATGATTGTGAACACGATGACTATGTCATGCGTGATCAAATTTTTGGTAAGCAGTCACCAGAGTGTAAGACATGCAGCGCTAGTGTTACTGCTTGAGCTTTCGAAATCTCAACATGCATGTGAGAAGATTGGGAATGCTACAGGGGCGATACTGATGTTAGTTACCTCAAAGTATAACGAAGAGTCGGATGCCTTTGCGTCTGAAACAGCAGACCAAATCTTAAAAAATCTAGAGAAGTTCCCTCACAATATCAAGCAGATGGCTGAGAGTGGGCTCTTGGGACCTCTTCTCATTCATCTAGCAGAAGGTAATTAATGTATCAGTTTACTTTGGCACTATATATTTGGACTTCATCCAAAAACATAAGGGATGCATGCAGGGAGTGAAGAGACGCAGGTGATGATGGCTGCATACCTTGTAGAAATTGATATTGGACATGAGAAGAAAATCAATGTAGCTGAGAAGGCTTGCCCTGCGCTCATCAGGCTGGTGCAAAGCGAAAACATGGAGGCAAGGAGAGCAGCTTTCAAAGCTCTTGCTCATATATCACTGTATCACCCCAACAAGCAAATACTTGTAGAAGTAGGCATCATCAAGATCATGGTGGAAGAGATGTTCACCAAGCGGATGTTCAGTGATCTGATGAACTCCAGGAACGAAGCTGCTACGATACTTGCAAACGTACTGGAATCCGGGGTGGAACATGAGAGCTTTGAGGTGAATACCACAGGTCACACGTTAGGCTCGGATTACTTTGTTTACAACATCATCCAAATGCTCAAGAACTCAAGCCCGGATGATCTTAATATTGATTTGATCAGGATTCTCATATCCTTGTCCAAATCACCCAGAGCAATGGCAACTATTGTCTCAGTGATCAAAGAAACCGATGCGAGCTTCGCCATGATAGAACTCATCAACAATCCTCATGAGGAACTGGGGGTTGGAGCCTTGAAGCTTCTCATTGCACTTACACCCTTCATCGGTCATACGCTATCCGAGAGACTATGTAAAACAAGAGGCCAGCCAGAGAATCTCATCCAGTGCCCAGCGGAAGCAAACCTGATAACGGAGAGACATGCTGTTTCAGCCAAGCTACTCGCTAAACTGCCTCACCAGAACCTGACTCTTAACCTAGCGCTTGTCAGCGAGAGCATAGTGTCTGAGATCCTGCATGCGATCCATCTGATTCAGAGAAGTGGAACACGAACAAGCAGATACGCAACTGATTTTCTAGAAGGTCTCGTTGGCATCTTAGTGAGATTCACAACTACACTGTACGAGCCCCAGATGATGTACCTAGCCAAGAACCATGAATTGACATCAGTGTTTGCTGATTTATTGATGAAAACATCAAGCGACGAAGTTCAGAGGCTATCAGCGACTGGACTAGAACATCTATCGTCCACAACTATGACTTTATCAAGGCCACCACCACAAGTTAGGAACACGAAGTTCATGGGATCACTGAGCATGCCTAGGTCCTTCTCACTACGTTCATCTAAAAAGAAGCAGATAGAGACCTGCGCAATCCACAGAGGGGTATGTTCTGCAAAAGCCACTTTCTGCTTGGTTGAAGCAAATGCTGTCACAAAGCTTTTAGCATGTCTGCAGAGTGATAAAACAGAGGTAGTGGAGTCAGCATTATCAGCTATATGCACGCTATTGGACGACAAGGTCGATGTGGAGCAGAGTTTAAGCATGCTGAGTGGAATGAATGCAGTACAGCTTATTCTAAATGCAGTCAAAGAACACAAGAAAGAGTCACTACTGCAAAAAGCGTTTTGGATGATTGATAAGTTCTTGATTAGAGGTGGACAAAAGTATGCGTTTGGCATATCACAAGACAGGATGCTGTCAGGTATGTTGGTTAGCGCCTTCCATCGTGGAGATGGTAACACAAGGCAGATGGCAGAGAACATCTTGAGGCGTTTGGACAAGATGCCAAGTTTCTCTGTCTATATGACAGAAAAGAATAATGACATGTGAATCCCCCGTAGGGCCTCTGACTATTATATGATTTATTCCTCTCTTTGTATTCACTGTGCATTAAGTTTTCAGTTTGaatgtaattttatgttatgGTCACACACAAATAACAG comes from Raphanus sativus cultivar WK10039 unplaced genomic scaffold, ASM80110v3 Scaffold1680, whole genome shotgun sequence and encodes:
- the LOC108824504 gene encoding putative U-box domain-containing protein 42, which produces MSAQEDRGANDALIGSLLKSISEVIRSLESLQSQTTGSFLETACYFYRVSVVLMEIQTGESSITCPTDVVESLSESIDAAKHLLEMSQESSNGPEPSIEAGFGGVVKQIGETLQSIPEAIIDEEEYIGVVVQTLSNEMQNASIGGDCSKNEIIQKRQTQELVSEQIESDLYPSDPEVSYASYLSESQPDIIPSQSTYVSSSQRTYQSESQPQIQNIPSQSTYVSSSQRKYETQSESQSQISEITDIPSQSTYASSRQRKYGTLSESLSMLPQVTQFMEPPYQAFICPLTKEIMEDPVTTETGVTCERQAVTEWFDGSKDQDEISCPVTGQKLTTTGLSPNLVLKTIIGEWKVRNEAARIKVAHAALSLGGSESMVIDALRDLQMTCEGKEYNKVKVREAGIIQLLDRYLTYRSKDVRYELLQLLKTLAEEDTDEGKEMIVNTMTMSCVIKFLVSSHQSVRHAALVLLLELSKSQHACEKIGNATGAILMLVTSKYNEESDAFASETADQILKNLEKFPHNIKQMAESGLLGPLLIHLAEGSEETQVMMAAYLVEIDIGHEKKINVAEKACPALIRLVQSENMEARRAAFKALAHISLYHPNKQILVEVGIIKIMVEEMFTKRMFSDLMNSRNEAATILANVLESGVEHESFEVNTTGHTLGSDYFVYNIIQMLKNSSPDDLNIDLIRILISLSKSPRAMATIVSVIKETDASFAMIELINNPHEELGVGALKLLIALTPFIGHTLSERLCKTRGQPENLIQCPAEANLITERHAVSAKLLAKLPHQNLTLNLALVSESIVSEILHAIHLIQRSGTRTSRYATDFLEGLVGILVRFTTTLYEPQMMYLAKNHELTSVFADLLMKTSSDEVQRLSATGLEHLSSTTMTLSRPPPQVRNTKFMGSLSMPRSFSLRSSKKKQIETCAIHRGVCSAKATFCLVEANAVTKLLACLQSDKTEVVESALSAICTLLDDKVDVEQSLSMLSGMNAVQLILNAVKEHKKESLLQKAFWMIDKFLIRGGQKYAFGISQDRMLSGMLVSAFHRGDGNTRQMAENILRRLDKMPSFSVYMTEKNNDM